From one Dermacentor variabilis isolate Ectoservices chromosome 3, ASM5094787v1, whole genome shotgun sequence genomic stretch:
- the LOC142576160 gene encoding cytochrome c oxidase subunit 6A2, mitochondrial-like yields MASLTLKQAIRNFSKSTARFAQQGGEHSHEAGELLWKRLSFFVALPAIALCGINVYLAELEHKKHFHRPPYRPYEYIHIRTKKYPWGDGNRALFFNPKVNWVPGGYVE; encoded by the exons ATGGCGAGCCTTACCTTAAAGCAAGCTATTCGTAACTTCTCGAAATCGACGGCTAGGTTTGCCCAGCAAGGGGGTGAACATTCCCATGAAG CTGGTGAGCTGCTGTGGAAGAGGCTGAGTTTCTTCGTCGCCCTCCCAGCCATCGCACTGTGCGGCATCAACGTCTACTTGGCTGAACTGGAGCACAAGAAGCATTTCCACAGGCCGCCGTACCGCCCTTACGAGTATATTCACATCCGGACCAAG aaataTCCCTGGGGAGATGGAAACCGTGCTCTCTTCTTCAACCCTAAGGTGAACTGGGTTCCTGGAGGCTATGTAGAGTGA
- the LOC142576158 gene encoding ketosamine-3-kinase-like — protein MEARIKEALKTTKLRATGRGGSGCINEGEAFETDDGEVFIKRNSKSQARTMFDGEFAALKAILETETVRVPKPYVVVDNPSGGAALVMECVRMRQLSRHSELLGKQLASMHLHNSRKRDEGSSVHGSRNESGYVDQFGFGITTCCGYLPLDNSWHDDWLEFYCRQRIDAQVRMAQEKYHDREAPELWSQLVHKVPSFFEGLEIEPALIHGDLWGGNVAEYEDGPIIFDPASYYGHAEFELSIAKLFGGFDAKFYSAYFKVIPKAPGFEKRLDFYHLFHYLNHWNHFGGGYRSSSLSTMRRLLK, from the exons ATGGAGGCGAGGATTAAGGAAGCGTTGAAAACGACGAAACTCCGCGCTACCGGCCGCGGAGGCAGTGGCTGCATCAATGAAGGCGAAGCTTTCGAAACCGATGACGGCGAAGTGTTTATTAAGAGAAATTCGAAATCGCAG GCACGGACGATGTTTGATGGCGAGTTCGCGGCCTTGAAGGCTATACTGGAGACCGAGACCGTGAGAGTCCCGAAGCCGTACGTG GTGGTTGACAACCCCTCTGGTGGTGCTGCCCTGGTTATGGAGTGCGTGCGGATGCGCCAATTGAGTCGCCACTCCGAGCTCCTGGGAAAGCAGCTGGCAAG catgcatttgcacaaCAGTCGCAAACGGGACGAGGGCAGCTCAGTGCATGGCTCCCGAAATGAGTCTGGCTACGTGGACCAGTTTGGCTTTGGGatcaccacctgctgtgggtacCTGCCGCTGGATAATAGCTGGCATGATGACTGGTTG GAATTCTATTGCCGGCAGCGCATTGACGCCCAGGTGAGAATGGCTCAAGAGAAGTACCATGACCGTGAGGCACCTGAACTGTGGTCTCAGCTAGTCCACAAGGTGCCGTCATTCTTTGAGGGCCTGGAAATTGAGCCCGCCCTCATTCACGGTGACCTCTGGGGTGGAAATGTGGCCGAATACGAGGATGGACCGA ttATATTTGACCCAGCATCATACTATGGACATGCTGAGTTTGAGCTGTCCATAGCAAAACTGTTTGGCGGCTTTGATGCCAAATTCTACTCGGCCTACTTCAAGGTTATACCCAAGGCGCCAGGCTTCGAAAAAAGGCTTGACTTCTACCATCTCTTCCACTACCTCAACCACTG GAACCATTTTGGTGGTGGCTACCGCAGCTCTTCACTGTCCACAATGAGGCGCCTCCTGAAATAA